The following DNA comes from Enterobacter sp. SA187.
AACAGGATGCCGCCGACGATAAAGCCGAGGATCACGCACAGCGTGATGGCAATAACGCCGGGGATCAAAAAGGCATGGTTAAAGACATATTTGCCGATACGGGTGGAGCCGGTGTCGTCCATTTCCACCGCTGCCAGCAGCGTCGGATAAGTCGGCAGCACAAAGAGCGCCGATACCGCCGCGAAAGATGCAATGGCGGTCAGCGGGCTGACGCCCAGCAGCAGGGCGGCAGGCATCAGCGCTTTGGTGGTCGCCGCCTGGGAGTAGAGCAGCGTGGCGGCAAAGAACAGCACCACCGCCAGCATCCACGGGTAGTTATGCAGCAGATCGCCCGCCACCGTCTGAATATCTTCAATATGATGCTTCACGAAAGTGTCGCCCAGCCAGGCCACGCCCAGTACGCAGACGCAGGCGCTCATGCCGGATTTAAAGGTGCTGGCGTTGAGGATCTCGCCGGTATCAATTTTACAGGTCAGGCAGATGAGCGTGGCGATGGTCAGCATAAACACCACAATGGCTTCGTTACGCGGCAGCACCGGGTTGGCGATAAGCCCTACCGTCGGGCTGATGGCGGTGGCGTAAACCATAACCGCGACGATGCCGATTAAAAACAGCATCAGCGAACGCTTCGCATGAGGTTTGATGTTAAACACCTGGCTGCCGCGCAGGCTGACTTCGCCTTTCGCCAGTCGCTCCTGATACACCGGATCGTCTTTCAGCTCGCTGCCGAGGAAGTTACACACCACGGCGGTAAGCATCACCGCAACCAGCGTGGTGGGAATACAAATCGCCAGCAGGGTCAGATAGCTGACGCCCAGCGGTTCAAGGATGCCGGCAAAGAACACCACGGCGGCGGAAATCGGCGAGGCGGTGATGGCGATCTGCGAGGCGACCACGGCGATGGATAATGGGCGGGACGGGCGGATGCCCTGTTCTTTCGCCACTTCGGTGATCACCGGCAGCGTGGAGAAGGCGGTGTGCCCGGTGCCCGCCAGAATGGTCATAAACCAGGTGACCAGCGGCGCTAAAAAGGTGATGTATTTGGGATGCCGACGCAGCATTTTTTCGGCGAGGCTGACCAGGTAATCCATGCCGCCTGCGACCTGCATCGCGGCGATGGCGGCGATAACCGCCATGATGATTTCGATAACGTCAAAGGGGATCGCGCCAGGCGGGATTTGAAAAAAGAGCGTCAATACGAGTACGCCCAATCCTCCGGCCAGCCCAATGCCGATCCCGCCAAGTCTTGCCCCTAAATAAATCGCCAGAAGGACGATAACAAGTTCTGCACCAAACATAGTTGCCTGCCTTGTTTATTAACAAGTTGATATTAGATTGTTGTATTTTAGTAACTCTTAAAAAGCAAAAAGGCACGTCATCTGACGTGCCTTTGTTTGCGTGGCGAACAATTACTGCTCGCTTTCATCGGTGTAGCGTTTGGCCTTATAGACCGGATGCATCAGGTTATGCGGCGAGAAGATGTCATCCAGTTCTGCTTCAGTCAGCAGACCGCGCTCCAGCACCACTTCCCGTACGCTCTTACCGGTCTCCGCACAGATCTTACCAACAATATCACCATTGTGGTGGCCGATAAACGGATTGAGATAAGTGACGATGCCGATGGAGTTGTAAACGTAGCTTTCGCAGACGGCGCGGTTAGCGGTAATGCCGTTGATGCATTTTTCCAGAAGGTTGTAACAGGCGTTGGTCAGGATGTGGATGGATTCAAACATCGCCTGGCCAATCACCGGCTCCATCACGTTCAGCTGCAACTGACCCGCTTCGGAAGCCATGGTCACGGTGGTGTCGTTACCGATCACCTTGAAGCATACCTGGTTTACCACTTCCGGCACCACCGGGTTCACTTTGGCTGGCATGATCGAGGAGCCTGCCTGCAGTTCCGGCAGGTTGATCTCGTTCAGACCTGCACGCGGCCCGGAGGAGAGCAGACGCAGGTCATTACAGATTTTGGAGAGTTTCACCGCCAGACGTTTCAGCGAGCTGTGCACCATTACGTAAGCGCCGCAGTCGGAGGTGGCTTCGATGAGATCTTCCGCCGGGACGACCGGCAGGTTACTGACTTCCGCCAGCTTCTGCACCGCCAGCTGCTGGTAGCCGTCCGGGGTGTTCAGACGGGTGCCGATGGCGGTTGCGCCGAGGTTCACTTCCAGCAGCAGTTCCGCAGTACGACGCAGGTTTTTGGTCTCTTCGTTCAGCAGCACGTTAAAGGCATGGAACTCCTGGCCCAGCGTCATCGGCACCGCGTCCTGCAACTGGGTGCGGCCCATTTTCAGTACGTCCTGGAACTCAACGGCTTTATTCTGGAAGCCTTCGCCGAGCTGGTGGATGGCATCGATCAGTTTTTCGATCGAAGCGTATACCGCGATACGGAAGCCGGTCGGATAGGCGTCGTTGGTGGACTGGCATTTGTTAACGTGATCGTTCGGGTTGAGGTACTGGTACTCACCTTTCTGGTGGCCCATCAGCTCAAGGCCGATGTTCGCCAGCACTTCGTTGGTGTTCATGTTGACGGAAGTGCCCGCGCCGCCCTGATAAACGTCAACCGGGAACTGATCCATGCATTTGCCGTTATTCAGGACTTCATCACATGCGGCGATAATGACATTAGCCACGTTCTTCGGGATGGTCTGCAACTCCTTGTTGGCCATTGCTGCCGCTTTCTTAACCATCACCATGCCGCGCACAAACTCAGGGATGTCACTGATTTTGCTGTTACTAATGTAAAAGTTTTCAATCGCTCTCAGAGTGTGGACGCCATAATAGGCATCCGCTGGTACTTCCCTTGTGCCCAACAAATCTTCTTCGATACGAATGTTGTTTAACATGTGAACCTTCTTAAATTAAAGCTACGAATGAATGCACCAAACACACAGGAGATCTGTGGTTATGTGTGATTACTGACCGACGATTATTTCCTTAATCAGCCACGTAACCGGGATCATATGCTGATCATAGCGAATTGCCGTAACCTGGATCACTTATTATCTTAGCTGATACGGTACTTTTATTGATTTGTGAAATACATCACCGGATCAATCATTGCCAAAAAATAGTCGCGCATTCCGATTGAATTCTGGCATGAAGCCTCCATTACAGGATCATGCGTGTCGCAAAATTACACTGACCGTGGCGCGAAAGCCGCGGTTTACACAGGAGAAGCCAGTGCGCTGGATACCGTTAATTGCCGTATTTTTATATGTTTACATTGAGATTTCGATTTTCATTCAGGTCGCCCAGGTCTTAGGCGTCCTGTTAACGCTGGTGCTGGTGATCTTCAGTTCCGTGGTCGGGATGTCGCTGGTGCGTAACCAGGGCTTCAAGAATTTACTGCTGATGCAGCAGAAAATGGCGGCGGGTGAAAGTCCGGCAGCAGAAATGATCAAGAGCGTGTCGCTGATCATCGCCGGGCTGTTGCTGCTGTTGCCGGGCTTCTTTACCGATTTCCTCGGTTTGTTGCTGCTGTTGCCGCCGGTACAGAAACTGCTGACCCTGCGCCTGATGCCGCATCTGCGTTTTTCCCGTATGCCGGGGGGCGGTTTCAGCGCCGGTACCCAGGGCGGGCAGACCTTTGATGGCGAATACCAGCGTAAAGACGATCAGCGTGACCGCCTCGAACATAAAGACGATCAATAATTACTTTTGCCCGGTGGCGCTGCGCTTACCGGGCCTACAAATTACCCGTTCCAGCAATTGTAGGCCGGGCAAGCACAGCGCCGCCCGGCATGTTTAATCCACGCGCCGTTTGGGTAAAAACAGCCACAGCGCCGCCAGCATGATGATGGCGTAAAGGCTCTTCCAGCCGACCATCGCCAGCAGCAGTAAACAGAGCACCCCGCCAAGCGCCGCCAGCGCACGATAACGCCCGGTCAGCAGCCGACATCCCGCCAGCATACACAGCAGATAGATCATGATGAAAATGCCGTTGGCATAGACAATCAGCGCATCCAGATTGATATCCAGCAGATAGATACCCAGCGTGCTCAGCATGCAGCAGCCGATCACCGCGCTGAGGGCGTTACGCGGAATGTGGTTTTTCGAAAGGCGCGCCAGATAGCTGTCCGGCAGGTGCTGCGCCTGCGACCACACCAGCCGCGCGAAGCTCTGGATATAAATGTTCAGACTGGCAAAGCAGGCCAGATAACCAATGACGCAGGCGATCCACAGGGCTTTCACGCCAAACAGCTGCACGACGATGCCCGGCAATGAAGTCGCGGCGGCGCGATCGGCGCTGTAGGCATTAAAATGCAGCACCAGCACGGTACAGGCCCAGTATACGGTTCCCGCCAGCAGCAGGCCAATCATCAGCGCGCGGGGAAAATCGCGCTCCGGCTGTTTGAATTCTGACGCCAGATGCGCAAAAGCCTCAAGCCCGACGAAGCACCAGAACATCACCGACAGCGCGGCGAACAGCTGCGGGGTATCCACCTCCGGCAGCGCCGGGAAGGGAATGGCCGCGAGGGTAATATCGCCATAGATCCAGATCGCTACAATCAGGGCGACGATCAAAATCGCCACCAGGGTTTGCAGGTTGGCGCTGGAGCGCGCGCCCCGGGAGCCAATCCACCAGATGATGGCGAGGGTGCCCAGCTCCGCCAGCAATAACTGGCTGTCGTGCCAGCCGAACAGCGACTGCCCAAAACCGGTGGCGATGTGCAGCGCGGCGGGTAATCCCACCGGGATCACCGACAAAAATAGCCAGCCGGTGACGCGCGCCAGCCGGGGGCCAAAGGCCAGGGCGACAAAATGCGCCACGCCGCCTGCGCTGGGAAAATGTCGGCCAAGCAGGGCAAAAACAATGGCGATGGGAAACACCAGCACGATCAGCGCAGGCCAGGCCCACAGGCTATTATCGCCTGCTACCAGCGCCGCCAGCGCAGGAACGGCAAACACGCCGGTGCCTAATAATGAAGTAGAGAGTAAGCCCACCCCTTGCGCTAATCCCAATTCCTGTTTTAATCCGCTCATTACCCTGTCCTGCCGCCATCAAAGAGCGGCGATAGTAGCATAAGCAGGCCTTATCAGCGCCGCGTGTTCCCTCCCCACTTCTGGCAGGACGTTGTTTCAGGCAACTTTTTATCGCCCTTAAGAAAATTTTTTTCTTTTTGCCCCTTGAAGGCTTGATCAAGCACCCCCATCTCTGACGTCACCAGCCGGGAACCACCTTTAGGCCGGCGTCATCCATAACCGATACTGACTTTCTCAAAGGAGAGCTATCAATGAGTATTCGTCCGTTGCATGACCGTGTCATCGTCAAGCGTAAAGAAGTTGAGTCCAAGTCTGCGGGCGGCATCGTACTGACCGGAAGCGCTGCTGGTAAATCGACTCGTGGCGAAATCATCGCTGTCGGTAAAGGCCGCATCCTGGAAAACGGTAGCGTGCAGCCACTGGACGTTAAAGTTGGTGACATCGTCATTTTCAACGATGGCTACGGTGTGAAATCTGAAAAGATTGACGATCAAGAAGTGCTGATCATGTCCGAAAGCGACATTCTGGCAATTGTTGAAGCGTAACCCACCCGCGAACTGAACCTACGAATTTAAGGGAAAGAAGAAAATGGCAGCTAAAGACGTAAAATTCGGTAACGACGCTCGTGTGAAAATGCTGCGCGGCGTAAACGTACTGGCAGACGCAGTGAAAGTTACCCTTGGCCCGAAAGGCCGTAACGTTGTTCTGGATAAATCTTTCGGTGCACCGACCATTACTAAAGATGGTGTTTCTGTAGCACGTGAAATCGAGCTGGAAGACAAGTTCGAAAACATGGGCGCGCAGATGGTGAAAGAAGTTGCCTCTAAAGCGAACGACGCGGCAGGCGACGGTACCACCACTGCAACCGTACTGGCACAGTCCATCATCACCGAAGGCCTGAAAGCTGTAGCGGCTGGCATGAACCCGATGGATCTGAAACGCGGCATCGACAAAGCGGTTATCGCTGCGGTTGAAGAACTGAAAGCCCTGTCTGTACCTTGCTCTGATTCCCGTGCCATTGCTCAGGTTGGTACCATCTCCGCTAACTCCGATGAAACCGTGGGTAAACTGATCGCGGAAGCCATGGAGAAAGTGGGTAAAGAAGGCGTTATCACCGTTGAAGAAGGCACCGGCCTGCAGGACGAACTGGACGTGGTAGAAGGTATGCAGTTCGACCGTGGCTACCTGTCCCCGTATTTCATCAACAAGCCGGAAACTGGCTCCATCGAACTGGAAAGCCCGTTCATCCTGCTGGCTGATAAAAAAATCTCTAACATCCGCGAAATGCTGCCAGTACTGGAAGCCGTTGCGAAAGCCGGTAAACCACTGCTGATCATCGCTGAAGATGTGGAAGGCGAAGCGCTGGCGACCCTGGTGGTTAACACCATGCGCGGCATCGTGAAAGTCGCTGCGGTTAAAGCACCGGGCTTCGGCGACCGTCGTAAAGCTATGCTGCAGGATATCGCTATCCTGACCGGCGGTACCGTGATCTCTGAAGAGATCGGTATGGAGCTGGAAAAAGCCACCCTGGAAGACCTGGGTCAGGCTAAACGCGTTGTGATCAACAAAGACACCACCACCATCATCGATGGCGTGGGTGAAGAAGCGAGCATTCAGGGCCGTGTTTCTCAGATCCGTCAGCAGATCGAAGAAGCGACCTCTGACTACGATCGTGAAAAACTGCAGGAGCGCGTAGCGAAACTGGCTGGCGGCGTTGCGGTTATCAAAGTCGGTGCTGCTACCGAAGTTGAAATGAAAGAGAAGAAAGCCCGGGTAGAAGATGCCCTGCACGCAACCCGTGCTGCGGTTGAAGAAGGTGTGGTTGCAGGCGGTGGCGTTGCGCTGATCCGTGTTGCTTCTAAACTGAGCGAACTGCGTGGCCAGAACGAAGATCAGAACGTCGGTATCAAAGTTGCGCTGCGCGCAATGGAAGCACCGCTGCGTCAGATCGTGCTGAACTGCGGCGAAGAGCCGTCAGTTGTGGCTAACACTGTTAAAGGCGGCGACGGTAACTACGGTTACAACGCAGCAACCGAAGAATACGGCAACATGATCGACATGGGTATCCTGGATCCGACTAAAGTGACCCGTTCTGCTCTGCAGTACGCGGCCTCTGTTGCCGGTCTGATGATCACCACCGAGTGCATGGTGACCGACCTGCCGAAAGCCGATGGCCCTGATTTAGGCGCTGCTGGCGGTATGGGCGGCATGGGTGGTATGGGCGGCATGATGTAATCATGTTGTTCTGCATCCCGCAGAAATAAGAAAACCCCCGGGCAGCAATGTCCGGGGGTTTTTCTTTGCGCGGCGTATAACTTCTCTAAATATATATCATTATTATAATATTGGATTTGTGATTATTAACAGATGAACCCATAATTCCAGGAACATATTTTGACAAACACAGAAATGCCAACAAAATGAATGTGCTAACTCATTATTTTAAGGATGTTCTTAAATTAAAGTGAGTGCTACGGTAAATTCATATATTCTGAAATGATTCATATTGTCTATAACATTTTATGTTAATATACGCATCCTTCATGCTAATAACCTTTTGCAGCTAATAATATGCGTTTGCTTATTTATACCACTCGCAAATATATTCAGGAGAAGGGATGCAATGAAAACGAATTATCTCGCCATGTGCGTCGCGCTGGCGTTGGGCAGCACGGCGCACGCGAATGCGCTTTACGATTATACCAGCGGTAATAACGGCAACATTTATGAATATTACAATGGTGGCGGATCGGCTGAAATGAAAATTTCAGGGAGTGTGACTTATGATAGCCGCGTCGACACCGACGTCGACAATAACAATATAGGTATCTATTTCGGCCGGAACGTTCCCGATTCCGAAGAACCCGGAATACTTATTATGAATGTTGACTCGGCGAATATTGAATTAGATGAAACCCAAATAGGTATCTACACTGGGGGCGACGATGGCGGTGGCGCTATAGTGAATGTTAACGATAGCGTAATGAATATTACCAGTGATAACGATTATGCGGCAGGTATTGACATCGCTGATGATAAAATTGCGGAGTTACACATTGATAATACTGCTTCTGATATTACGCTGACGGGTACTGGTAGCATCGGTATTACTGCCTACGGCTATCAGTCTTTGACGGTAGATATTGACTCTCCGGATTTATTCATTAATGTTGGCGACGCGTCTGCGGGCAATAGTATTGGCATAAAAGCCGAGGCATTAGGGGCATTCGCTTCAGAGCCAGCTAACACAAATATAGCTTTGGATGTGCTGGCCAACATCAATGTGCAGGGCTTTAATGCAATCGGTATGTCCGCTTATGCAGCGGAAGGTCAAAATAATAATGTGGCAATTAACAGTTCAGGGGTAATTACTGCGCAGGGAACGGGGGCAAAAGGTATTCAGGCCCAAGTCTATAACGATGTTCTCAACGACGGTAATAGCGGTATTACCATTGACACCTTAGATCTGCAATTAACCGCTTCCGGGGAAGGGGCGCAGGGTATTAACGCATTCAGTGAAAATAGCGGCGATATTGTTATTAATCTTGGGGGCAATACCCAGACCAGCGGCGGTTGGGGAGCGGATGCCACGGGCGTCAGCGCCACCAGCCAGAAGGCCGTGACGATGAGCATCGACGACACCGCCACGCTCGGCGCGATGAATGACAGCGCGATGGTTATTACCGCGCCGACGGTGACGGTCAACAACAAGGGCACGCTCACTGGTAATCTGACCCTCAGCGGCGATGACGTCACCCTGAATAACAGCGGCAACCTGCATTTACGCAATTGGCAGGATACTGACGGCGACGGTACACGCGATACCAAAGCCGTGGCGGTGTCCAGTTTTGGCGGCAACGGGGTATTTAACAACACCGGCACAATCGTGCTCGACAGCGTGGCAGACAGCGACATCACCAGCACCAACACCTCAAAGGAATATGCCACGGGTTACAGCGTTAACAGCACCAGCAACGACGGCATTATGCAGGCGCAACTGCTGGGCCTCAGCACCTTTACCAACAGCGGCACCATTGATATGAGCGCTAATGATAAAGCGGGGGATACGCTCGTTATCAGCAGCAGCACTGACGCCGGGGTTGCCGGTAACAGTACGTATGTCTCCAATGGCGGCACCATCGCCATGGATGTGGTGCTCAACGAAGGTGGCGCGAATTCGCAGAGCGATATGCTGATTGTCGATAACGTCGAAATGGGCAGCGCGAAAACCGATCTGCTGTTTACCAATACCGGCAGCGACAGCGATGCGGCGTTGACCACCGGCGACGGTATTAAAGTGGTGGATGTGCGCGGCAACACGTCGGAAGATGCCTTTGAACTGGCGGGGCAAACTCACACCATGAGCGCCGGGCAGTATATTTATCGTCTGGAGCAGAATACCGCCGATACCGACTGGTATCTGGTAAGCGATGAGGCAAATCCTGAACCAGCGCCGGATCCTGAGCCGACGCCGGAGCCCGAACCCACGCCCGAGCCAACCCCCAATCCTGATCCCACCCCCGATCCGACACCAGATCCGGATCCCGCCCCTTCACCAGACAATGGTGATGACAATGGGTCGATGATCCGCCCGGAAGTGGCCGGTTATCTGGCGAACCAGACGGCGGCAGTCGATATGATGATCCAGACATACCACGATCGCTATGATGGACAACAGCCGGGTGGTGAAGGCGCGCCTGCGCTCTGGGGACGCATTACCGGCGGCCAGTCCAGCCACAACAGCGCTGGCGGCCAGTTCGATGTCGATCAGGAAAGCGTTCGCGTCCAGCTGGGCGGCGATCTCGTACGCCTGACCAGCAACGGCAGCGATGATATACGTTTTGGCGTGATGGGCAGCTGGCAGCGCAGCGATGCAGACAGTGATAAATACTATCGCGTCAGCGATGGCGCAGGAAAAACGCGCTTTAACATGGACGCGAGCGTGGAAGGTTACAGCGTTGGCCTCTATGGGACATGGCTGAGCGACGTGAAACAGCCGGAGCACTTCTATGTCGACAGCTGGCTGCAGTACGGCTGGTACGATAACAGCGTCAGCAGCAGGCAGTCCGGCGTTGGTGATGATGAGTACGACTCCAGCGTCTGGAGCGGTTCGCTGGAAGCGGGTTATGGCGTTGTGCTGTCGGAAAATGCCGCGCAGCAAAGCCAGGTGATCCTGCAACCACAGGCGCAGATCATTTACAGCGCCTACGATGCTGACAGCCACAGCGACGGCGCGGGTATGTCCGTCAGCGGCTACGATGCCGACGGCGTAACCAGTCGCCTTGGGGTGCGTCTGTGGCGGCAAAGCCCGCAGCAGGTGGTGCAGCCCTTTATGGAAATCAACTGGTGGCACGGCACGGCGGATAACAGCCTGGAAATTGATAACACCCGCTATGACGATGATACGCCAGCTGACCGCTATGAAATGAAGATGGGCCTGTCCGGCAATATTACGCCGGGACTGAAGGCGTGGGGCAGCCTGGCAATGGCTACCGGCGATAACAGCTATGACAGCTACGGCGGCATGATTGGCGTAAAATACAGCTTCTGACGTGATATGACCGACAAACCCCCGGACAGAAATGCCTGGGGGTTTTTCTTTTGGTCATCTTTTTAGTATAAGGTTCAGACACGGACAACGTTGTCCAGCTATTACACGAGGAATAACATGCGCGTTTACGTCGGTGCAGGGATTGTCGGTGCAGCGTTGCTGCTGGCGGGTTGTAGCGCCAGCAACGATCTGACCGCTGGTGGGCAAAGCGTTCGTTTTGTTGAAGAAAAACCGAGTGAGCAGTGTCGTTTACTGGGCACCGCAACCGGTACGCAAAGCAACTGGTTGTCGGGTCAGCATGGCGAAGAGGGTGGCTCAA
Coding sequences within:
- a CDS encoding anaerobic C4-dicarboxylate transporter; its protein translation is MFGAELVIVLLAIYLGARLGGIGIGLAGGLGVLVLTLFFQIPPGAIPFDVIEIIMAVIAAIAAMQVAGGMDYLVSLAEKMLRRHPKYITFLAPLVTWFMTILAGTGHTAFSTLPVITEVAKEQGIRPSRPLSIAVVASQIAITASPISAAVVFFAGILEPLGVSYLTLLAICIPTTLVAVMLTAVVCNFLGSELKDDPVYQERLAKGEVSLRGSQVFNIKPHAKRSLMLFLIGIVAVMVYATAISPTVGLIANPVLPRNEAIVVFMLTIATLICLTCKIDTGEILNASTFKSGMSACVCVLGVAWLGDTFVKHHIEDIQTVAGDLLHNYPWMLAVVLFFAATLLYSQAATTKALMPAALLLGVSPLTAIASFAAVSALFVLPTYPTLLAAVEMDDTGSTRIGKYVFNHAFLIPGVIAITLCVILGFIVGGILL
- the aspA gene encoding aspartate ammonia-lyase, encoding MLNNIRIEEDLLGTREVPADAYYGVHTLRAIENFYISNSKISDIPEFVRGMVMVKKAAAMANKELQTIPKNVANVIIAACDEVLNNGKCMDQFPVDVYQGGAGTSVNMNTNEVLANIGLELMGHQKGEYQYLNPNDHVNKCQSTNDAYPTGFRIAVYASIEKLIDAIHQLGEGFQNKAVEFQDVLKMGRTQLQDAVPMTLGQEFHAFNVLLNEETKNLRRTAELLLEVNLGATAIGTRLNTPDGYQQLAVQKLAEVSNLPVVPAEDLIEATSDCGAYVMVHSSLKRLAVKLSKICNDLRLLSSGPRAGLNEINLPELQAGSSIMPAKVNPVVPEVVNQVCFKVIGNDTTVTMASEAGQLQLNVMEPVIGQAMFESIHILTNACYNLLEKCINGITANRAVCESYVYNSIGIVTYLNPFIGHHNGDIVGKICAETGKSVREVVLERGLLTEAELDDIFSPHNLMHPVYKAKRYTDESEQ
- a CDS encoding FxsA family protein, with the protein product MRWIPLIAVFLYVYIEISIFIQVAQVLGVLLTLVLVIFSSVVGMSLVRNQGFKNLLLMQQKMAAGESPAAEMIKSVSLIIAGLLLLLPGFFTDFLGLLLLLPPVQKLLTLRLMPHLRFSRMPGGGFSAGTQGGQTFDGEYQRKDDQRDRLEHKDDQ
- the yjeH gene encoding L-methionine/branched-chain amino acid transporter, with translation MSGLKQELGLAQGVGLLSTSLLGTGVFAVPALAALVAGDNSLWAWPALIVLVFPIAIVFALLGRHFPSAGGVAHFVALAFGPRLARVTGWLFLSVIPVGLPAALHIATGFGQSLFGWHDSQLLLAELGTLAIIWWIGSRGARSSANLQTLVAILIVALIVAIWIYGDITLAAIPFPALPEVDTPQLFAALSVMFWCFVGLEAFAHLASEFKQPERDFPRALMIGLLLAGTVYWACTVLVLHFNAYSADRAAATSLPGIVVQLFGVKALWIACVIGYLACFASLNIYIQSFARLVWSQAQHLPDSYLARLSKNHIPRNALSAVIGCCMLSTLGIYLLDINLDALIVYANGIFIMIYLLCMLAGCRLLTGRYRALAALGGVLCLLLLAMVGWKSLYAIIMLAALWLFLPKRRVD
- a CDS encoding co-chaperone GroES, whose protein sequence is MSIRPLHDRVIVKRKEVESKSAGGIVLTGSAAGKSTRGEIIAVGKGRILENGSVQPLDVKVGDIVIFNDGYGVKSEKIDDQEVLIMSESDILAIVEA
- the groL gene encoding chaperonin GroEL (60 kDa chaperone family; promotes refolding of misfolded polypeptides especially under stressful conditions; forms two stacked rings of heptamers to form a barrel-shaped 14mer; ends can be capped by GroES; misfolded proteins enter the barrel where they are refolded when GroES binds) codes for the protein MAAKDVKFGNDARVKMLRGVNVLADAVKVTLGPKGRNVVLDKSFGAPTITKDGVSVAREIELEDKFENMGAQMVKEVASKANDAAGDGTTTATVLAQSIITEGLKAVAAGMNPMDLKRGIDKAVIAAVEELKALSVPCSDSRAIAQVGTISANSDETVGKLIAEAMEKVGKEGVITVEEGTGLQDELDVVEGMQFDRGYLSPYFINKPETGSIELESPFILLADKKISNIREMLPVLEAVAKAGKPLLIIAEDVEGEALATLVVNTMRGIVKVAAVKAPGFGDRRKAMLQDIAILTGGTVISEEIGMELEKATLEDLGQAKRVVINKDTTTIIDGVGEEASIQGRVSQIRQQIEEATSDYDREKLQERVAKLAGGVAVIKVGAATEVEMKEKKARVEDALHATRAAVEEGVVAGGGVALIRVASKLSELRGQNEDQNVGIKVALRAMEAPLRQIVLNCGEEPSVVANTVKGGDGNYGYNAATEEYGNMIDMGILDPTKVTRSALQYAASVAGLMITTECMVTDLPKADGPDLGAAGGMGGMGGMGGMM
- a CDS encoding autotransporter family protein; the protein is MKTNYLAMCVALALGSTAHANALYDYTSGNNGNIYEYYNGGGSAEMKISGSVTYDSRVDTDVDNNNIGIYFGRNVPDSEEPGILIMNVDSANIELDETQIGIYTGGDDGGGAIVNVNDSVMNITSDNDYAAGIDIADDKIAELHIDNTASDITLTGTGSIGITAYGYQSLTVDIDSPDLFINVGDASAGNSIGIKAEALGAFASEPANTNIALDVLANINVQGFNAIGMSAYAAEGQNNNVAINSSGVITAQGTGAKGIQAQVYNDVLNDGNSGITIDTLDLQLTASGEGAQGINAFSENSGDIVINLGGNTQTSGGWGADATGVSATSQKAVTMSIDDTATLGAMNDSAMVITAPTVTVNNKGTLTGNLTLSGDDVTLNNSGNLHLRNWQDTDGDGTRDTKAVAVSSFGGNGVFNNTGTIVLDSVADSDITSTNTSKEYATGYSVNSTSNDGIMQAQLLGLSTFTNSGTIDMSANDKAGDTLVISSSTDAGVAGNSTYVSNGGTIAMDVVLNEGGANSQSDMLIVDNVEMGSAKTDLLFTNTGSDSDAALTTGDGIKVVDVRGNTSEDAFELAGQTHTMSAGQYIYRLEQNTADTDWYLVSDEANPEPAPDPEPTPEPEPTPEPTPNPDPTPDPTPDPDPAPSPDNGDDNGSMIRPEVAGYLANQTAAVDMMIQTYHDRYDGQQPGGEGAPALWGRITGGQSSHNSAGGQFDVDQESVRVQLGGDLVRLTSNGSDDIRFGVMGSWQRSDADSDKYYRVSDGAGKTRFNMDASVEGYSVGLYGTWLSDVKQPEHFYVDSWLQYGWYDNSVSSRQSGVGDDEYDSSVWSGSLEAGYGVVLSENAAQQSQVILQPQAQIIYSAYDADSHSDGAGMSVSGYDADGVTSRLGVRLWRQSPQQVVQPFMEINWWHGTADNSLEIDNTRYDDDTPADRYEMKMGLSGNITPGLKAWGSLAMATGDNSYDSYGGMIGVKYSF
- a CDS encoding DUF4156 domain-containing protein; this translates as MRVYVGAGIVGAALLLAGCSASNDLTAGGQSVRFVEEKPSEQCRLLGTATGTQSNWLSGQHGEEGGSMRGAANALRNEAAKMGGNVIFNVSSPTQGFMSSFVPTASEMSGQVYKCPN